Proteins encoded together in one Lepisosteus oculatus isolate fLepOcu1 chromosome 2, fLepOcu1.hap2, whole genome shotgun sequence window:
- the ckap2l gene encoding cytoskeleton-associated protein 2-like, giving the protein MDGDGDGAVRVLSAQESREQKLKEYLAAKGKLKPPNPKPYLRDNMVRPKQPVDPKAGTVPARKQKENQPPPFRPKGTENKPPSTAAGTRAPTKPVPYPDKTAQKKSACNNTIAKTARPVKTNATQSTTRSKPGLDSAAPKTSQCKSMTRAPIPKTALNKPNIQSAKPATVPKSTVLHSASAKASSRMSASQAPVQLATNSGPAKAARRELAQRKPQVPSARGAHSSRVGIRISAPGASQGPASVQTGSTGETQLEELQRRHSALKRALGRAASVGGREPGLSGAGSSEAHSKAKGSSPLKTLAARREKPRAVPAESRRSQKSSGATEVQQPGVCGAAVGNSWRTGAKAAGVGQQGIRGGAAAPGRRHTFVVREPVGRGQLPHRCASSFSSRNTAPAQVPTKSAQQGQDPGPKRQEPARNATIRAGTSRTAAEQGSTKLTKAQEERMRRLQEWREAKGIAYKRPPMPTPRRSVKKPAASRQSFWSAMEEEDRLGRLAAERIDDCLRLLREGRESREVLAVLSQVPSVEKFAMYWVCRARLMERDGDCEVLALFEEAVRVVQEPIEELRTIVFEILKKKKTITETDKEGDQSESNIPGVPRNDPVTPKIVGAKIRGAKNGSSVVKYKITATPGGRQQQQQRDPVQLDGQELRFFTPVRRSLRIERAAPRYPAALQEHDPCVASLQELLAEEEGSGPPLYVYRENEALNDQIHIELLES; this is encoded by the exons ATGGACGGAGACGGCGACGGAGCTGTCCGTGTGCTATCAGCTCAAG AGTCGCGGGAACAGAAGCTGAAGGAGTATTTGGCTGCAAAGGGGAAGCTGAAGCCTCCGAACCCGAA ACCCTACCTGAGGGACAATATGGTCAGACCCAAGCAGCCCGTTGACCCCAAAGCAGGGACAGTTCCA GCCCGGAAGCAAAAAGAGAACCAGCCTCCACCATTTAGACCCAAAGGCACAGAGAATAAGCCGCCGTCCACAGCTGCAGGAACCAGAGCCCCCACTAAGCCCGTCCCTTACCCAGACAAGACAGCACAGAAGAAATCCGCTTGCAACAATACCATTGCTAAGACTGCCAGGCCTGTCAAGACCAATGCAACACAGAGCACCACTCGCAGTAAGCCTGGCCTGGATAGTGCTGCACCAAAGACCTCCCAGTGCAAATCTATGACTCGGGCACCTATACCCAAGACCGCTCTTAATAAACCCAACATTCAAAGTGCAAAACCTGCGACTGTTCCAAAGAGCACTGTGCTCCACTCTGCTTCTGCTAAGGCATCTTCCAGAATGAGTGCCAGTCAAGCTCCAGTTCAGCTTGCCACCAATTCAGGTCCTGCTAAGGCAGCTCGTCGGGAACTCGCCCAGAGGAAGCCCCAGGTCCCTAGTGCCAGAGGGGCCCACAGCTCCCGGGTGGGCATCAGGATCTCGGCTCCAGGGGCCTCTCAGGGGCCTGCTAGCGTGCAGACTGGCAGCACGGGGGAGACCCAGCTGGAGGAGCTGCAGCGCCGGCACTCTGCATTGAAGAGAGCTCTGGGGCGGGCTGCGTCTGTAGGGGGCAGAGAGCCTGGGCTCTCTGGAGCGGGCAGCAGCGAAGCCCACAGCAAGGCTAAGGGCAGCAGTCCCCTAAAAACCCTTGCCGCGAGACGGGAGAAGCCGCGTGCTGTGCCGGCAGAAAGCCGGAGGAGCCAGAAAAGCAGTGGCGCCACCGAGGTACAGCAGCCAGGTGTGTGTGGAGCAGCTGTGGGTAATTCCTGGCGGACGGGGGCGAAGGCTGCAGGGGTGGGGCAGCAGGGCATCAGGGGTGGGGCAGCAGCTCCTGGGAGGCGCCACACGTTCGTGGTAAGAGAGCCTGTAGGCAGAGGGCAGCTCCCACACCGCTGTGCTAGCAGCTTCTCGAGCAGGAACACTGCGCCCGCCCAGGTGCCCACCAAGTCTGCCCAACAGGGCCAGGACCCAGGGCCCAAAAGACAGGAGCCAGCAAGAAACGCCACCATCAGAGCTGGCACCAGCCGAACCGCTGCGGAACAGGGCTCGACGAAGTTAACCAAGGCGCAGGAGGAAAGGAT GCGGAGGCTGCAGGAGTGGCGCGAGGCCAAGGGCATCGCGTACAAGAGGCCGCCCATGCCGACGCCGCGGAGGTCGGTGAAGAAGCCGGCTGCTTCCCGGCAGTCCTTCTGGAGCGCCATGGAGGAGGAGGACCGCCTGGGGAGGCTGGCCGCGGAGCGCATCGACGACTGCCTGAGGCTGCTCCGGGAG GGCCGTGAGTCCCGGGAGGTCCTGGCGGTGCTGTCCCAGGTGCCCTCGGTGGAGAAGTTCGCCATGTACTGGGTCTGCCGGGCCCGGCTCATGGAGCGCGACGGCGACTGTGAGGTGCTGGCGCTCTTCGAGGAGGCGGTGCGGGTGGTGCAGGAG ccCATTGAAGAACTTCGGACCATAGTCTTTGAGATcctgaagaagaagaaaaccATAA CCGAGACAGACAAGGAGGGGGACCAGAGTGAAAGCAACATTCCTGGGGTGCCAAGAAATGACCCCGTAACCCCCAAAATTGTTGGAGCGAAGATCCGAGGGGCCAAAAATGGTTCATCTGTCGTCAAGTACAAGATCACGGCCACACCAGG GGgacggcagcagcagcagcagcgggaCCCGGTCCAGCTGGACGGCCAGGAGCTGCGGTTCTTCACGCCCGTGCGGCGTTCCCTGCGCATCGAGAGAGCCGCCCCCCGATACCCCGCCGCGCTGCAGGAGCACGATCCCTGCGTGGCCTCCCTGCAGGAGCTGCTGGCGGAGGAAGAGGGGTCCGGGCCGCCCCTGTACGTCTACCGCGAGAACGAGGCCCTGAATGACCAGATCCACATCGAGCTCCTTGAGTCTTAA